TTCATCGGAGAGAGGCTGCGTCAAGTGCACTAGAGATGATCCGACAGTGGAAGTACAATTAGGGCGCTGTCATCTTGAAATACCCGCAAAACGCTTTAACTCACGTAGCTCCTTGTTCAACGCCTGAACCGCAATGGGTGAGACATGGTTGTGTAATGAGCCCTGAAATGAAGTTTCAAAGCCCGGCAATTCTAACAGAATGACCTATGTAGCGAATCCAGGATCAAAGAAGGTTTAGCCATGCGCTCGGAAAGTGGCCAGGGAAGAGTGTACGCGAATAAGAAGCACACCAGTCATGTGGTGATTGATACATACATCGACAAGCGCATCGTATGCACTGAATCGCTCATCATTTCTGATTTCCTCAGCGTATCGGTCGGCTAGGACCAGATAAGTTCCCATTTTGGTCGCGAGTCGGAACGAAGAGCCATCCTAGGGACGCCGGATCATGTCAACTCGGCTTTACCTCCCCCCCCATCCGAGGTCGGTGACTGAGCTTGGCTGAGTACCAGACACTCACCTTCTTGAGACCTTTGGCAATCAGCCCTGAGGCGTCGGCCTCAAACTCCTGGTTGGCTTTGCGTCGGAACGGATCCCAGGCGTGAAAATTGACAGGCTTTGGCACACCGGAAACCACCAGAATGGCTCGCAGAACGAGAATTAAACTCGCCAGGCCCAGACTCGGGTACAAAAGCTGAGAGTTGATGATAGCTTCCATATTAAATTAATCTTTTGCTTCACATACAGACAAAATTTGGCGTTAGCCCAGCTATAGAGGGCGGGGAAAGAATCCCGACTCGTGGTGATCGGTTAATTTTCGTCATCCCGGCTTCGAATTCGGTGTCTATTCTTCTCGGAGAGTATTCGGTGAAGTGCAGATTCTTGCGCCTCGCCAATGCAGGGCTAAATACGGGGCAAGCTCAAGGTATCGACACTTCACATCCCTTCCCTTCTGGCCCCCTTACTGCTGGAGTCGAGATGCATGCAGGCTGGTGTGGCGGTCTGCATATTCATCATGTCCCAAAATTGCAAAACGTGGGAGGGGCATAAGCAGCGAGTCAAGTTCTCATAGAACAAGCCCAAAATTTGTGAGCCTTTTCCCCCCATAAAGAATACAATTTCCCACTGTCGACACCATTCACCTTGAACATATCATTTTGCTGCGTATCTGCTTATCCCCGAAACCAAGAGCCTCGAATCACCATGACCCGCGCCACCAACTTTACGGAGCTCTATGCGGGCAAGGGCATCCTGGAGACGTACATGATCGCCGAGAAGATTACGCGATATTTCACCCGGGATTTGATCGAACTCTCAGGGTTGTTAGAGTCGGAATTGAGTCCGTTGAAGCTACTCGATCTGGCCTGCGGCACTGGCGTGGTGTCCGAAAGGCTTCATGAGATGCTGGCAAGCAAGGCCTCAACTAGCTGGGAGTTGATCTGTGGCGACATCTCAGCCGAGTTGACGGGTCATGTCAAGcggaagatcatcgaggaaGGCTGGACCAATTCAAGTGCCCGGGTGATGGACGCGCAGAACACCGAGCTAGCTACCGCGGAGTTGACCCATGTGTTTGCGGCTTTGGGTAAGTTGCAGTGAATCGGGGCTGAGAATAGTTCACAAGATGCTTTCCTACTGACCttgttggcttttttttttttttttttttagcatGGACTTCATTCCCGGATACTTATGCCGCATTGAAAGGTAAGAATGGCCTCTTTATGGATCACAGCACATAAACCAAGCGCAAAAGCTCATACAAGAACCAGATTCCCTCCGCATTCTTCGTCCAGGTGGCACTTTGACCATCTCGACTTGGCAGAAAAGTAAGTTGCCAAGAGCTgatcctctcctccctctcatcttgctcttgcaaagaaaaaaaaattccataATTAACGGACGTAGCGGAGTGGCTCGGCGTCCTCGAAGCGGCCGTCAAAACCATTCCAACTCGCCTGCCCTTCCCAACCACAAAGGAATTCATGTCGTGCATGAACCCCGGCTGGGACGACGAGAACTATGTCCGCGGCCGTCTCGAGGAGGCAGGTTTTGTCCACGTGTACTCGACAACCATCTCCAAGGAATTCCAGATCTCGACGGCCGATTTATACAAAATTGCGGCACCGGTGATTCCGATCATTGTCAGTAAGTGGTGGACCACCGAGCAAAAAGAGGCCCATGAGCACGAGATTCTTCCTGCCCTTGCGAAGCATCTCGAAGCAACGTACGGGGAAACGGGGCTAGTGCCGCAGAAATGGACGGCAGTATTTGccaaaggagagaaggagaagcgatGCGATACAGTGT
This genomic window from Penicillium oxalicum strain HP7-1 chromosome III, whole genome shotgun sequence contains:
- a CDS encoding Glandicoline B O-methyltransferase roqN yields the protein MTRATNFTELYAGKGILETYMIAEKITRYFTRDLIELSGLLESELSPLKLLDLACGTGVVSERLHEMLASKASTSWELICGDISAELTGHVKRKIIEEGWTNSSARVMDAQNTELATAELTHVFAALDSLRILRPGGTLTISTWQKTEWLGVLEAAVKTIPTRLPFPTTKEFMSCMNPGWDDENYVRGRLEEAGFVHVYSTTISKEFQISTADLYKIAAPVIPIIVSKWWTTEQKEAHEHEILPALAKHLEATYGETGLVPQKWTAVFAKGEKEKRCDTV